A genomic window from Streptomyces sp. NBC_01429 includes:
- a CDS encoding mycothiol transferase, with amino-acid sequence MTASGDLLIDAFGRIREIVHEAVDGLSPDELAVRLDDGANSIAWLVWHLTRVQDDHVADVAGTEEVWLAERWSERFALPFPSGATGYGHRAEDVAALGGSGVGADLLAGYHDAVHDRTVAYLGTLDDADLGRIVDDAWTPPVTLGARLVSVVADDLQHAGQAMFVRGWLERP; translated from the coding sequence ATGACCGCGAGCGGTGACCTGCTGATCGACGCCTTCGGCCGGATCCGCGAGATCGTCCACGAGGCGGTGGACGGCCTCTCCCCCGACGAGCTGGCCGTGCGGCTCGACGACGGCGCGAACTCCATCGCCTGGCTCGTCTGGCATCTCACCCGGGTCCAGGACGACCATGTCGCGGACGTGGCGGGGACGGAGGAGGTCTGGCTCGCGGAGCGGTGGTCGGAGCGGTTCGCGCTGCCGTTCCCGTCCGGTGCCACCGGGTACGGCCACCGGGCCGAGGACGTGGCCGCGCTCGGCGGCAGCGGCGTCGGGGCCGATCTGCTGGCCGGGTACCACGACGCCGTGCACGACCGGACGGTCGCGTATCTCGGCACGCTCGACGACGCGGACCTCGGGCGGATCGTCGACGACGCGTGGACCCCGCCGGTGACCCTCGGCGCACGGCTGGTCAGCGTCGTCGCGGACGACCTCCAGCACGCCGGGCAGGCCATGTTCGTCAGGGGCTGGCTGGAGCGCCCCTGA
- a CDS encoding GNAT family N-acetyltransferase, protein MRHEVAALSADGLLAAADELAELLVDAVAGGASVGFLDPLDRAAAAGWWRAQAPAVRDGRLSVRVARSGGRVMGTVGVTYADKANGRHRAEIGKLLVHREARGRGLGRTLLTAAEEAAAGSGVTLLLLDTQTGSPAEALYRSAGWTAVGVVPGHAADPGGTPRATTFFYKDLAAGADEPAPGPALTAAPAAAPVRGAPASP, encoded by the coding sequence GTGAGGCACGAGGTGGCGGCCCTGTCCGCCGACGGACTCCTCGCCGCCGCCGACGAACTGGCCGAGCTGCTGGTCGACGCGGTCGCGGGCGGGGCCTCGGTCGGATTCCTCGACCCGCTGGACCGGGCCGCCGCCGCCGGCTGGTGGCGGGCGCAGGCCCCGGCCGTACGGGACGGACGGCTGTCCGTACGGGTCGCCAGGTCCGGCGGGCGCGTCATGGGAACGGTCGGGGTGACGTACGCCGACAAGGCCAATGGCCGCCATCGCGCCGAGATCGGCAAGCTGCTCGTCCACCGCGAGGCCCGGGGGCGCGGCCTCGGACGTACGCTGCTCACCGCCGCCGAGGAGGCGGCCGCAGGGTCCGGGGTGACGCTGCTGCTGCTCGACACCCAGACCGGCAGCCCCGCCGAGGCGCTGTACCGGTCCGCGGGGTGGACGGCGGTGGGGGTGGTCCCGGGACACGCGGCGGACCCGGGCGGGACGCCGCGCGCGACGACGTTCTTCTACAAGGACCTCGCCGCCGGGGCCGACGAGCCCGCCCCGGGCCCCGCCCTGACCGCGGCCCCGGCCGCGGCGCCGGTCAGGGGCGCTCCAGCCAGCCCCTGA
- a CDS encoding helix-turn-helix domain-containing protein → MRENADDPVDALLAERLAELRSARGWSLEELARRSGVSRSTLSRAERGEISPTASLLGRVCAVYGRTMSQLLSEVEAEPAQLVRAAEQTVWTDAASGFVRRSVSPPQAGLRAEVVEATLRAGADVAYERPPVPGMEQHLWVLEGTVEFTVGREPHLLRTGDCLRTRLWGPTRLRCPGPGPARYAIVVVQP, encoded by the coding sequence GTGAGAGAGAACGCTGACGACCCCGTCGACGCGCTGCTGGCCGAGCGCCTCGCCGAGCTGCGGAGCGCGCGCGGCTGGTCCCTGGAGGAGCTGGCCCGCCGCAGCGGAGTGAGCCGCTCCACGCTGTCGCGCGCCGAACGCGGCGAGATCAGCCCCACCGCGTCGCTGCTCGGCCGGGTCTGCGCGGTGTACGGACGCACCATGTCGCAGCTGCTCAGCGAGGTCGAGGCGGAACCCGCTCAGCTGGTCAGGGCGGCGGAGCAGACCGTCTGGACCGACGCGGCCTCCGGTTTCGTACGCCGCTCGGTCTCGCCACCGCAGGCCGGGCTGCGGGCCGAGGTGGTCGAGGCCACCCTGCGGGCCGGCGCGGACGTGGCGTACGAGCGGCCGCCGGTCCCGGGCATGGAGCAGCACCTGTGGGTGCTGGAGGGAACGGTCGAGTTCACGGTCGGGCGCGAGCCGCACCTTCTGCGCACGGGCGACTGCCTGCGCACCCGGCTGTGGGGGCCGACCCGGCTGCGCTGCCCGGGACCCGGGCCCGCCCGGTACGCGATCGTGGTGGTCCAGCCGTGA
- a CDS encoding GAF domain-containing protein has translation MTYDPIGRLLLTPVDQGAPERAVRLRGLGLGERPEPALDAYAGQLARMTGAPYAMVNFIDEHRQFFAGLHAPPGDLGERFMAKDHGYCPYVVVRRKALVLEDVRDFPRFAGNALVDEIGIRSYLGAPLIDRTGMALGTVCVADTEPRRWGRTGLDTIKSFAGQLMAEIHRRESGHL, from the coding sequence ATGACGTACGACCCGATCGGCCGTCTGCTGCTGACCCCGGTCGACCAAGGGGCGCCCGAGCGGGCGGTGCGGCTGCGCGGGCTCGGCCTCGGGGAGCGCCCGGAGCCGGCCCTCGACGCCTACGCCGGCCAGCTGGCCCGGATGACCGGCGCTCCGTACGCGATGGTCAACTTCATCGACGAACACCGGCAGTTCTTCGCGGGACTGCACGCGCCGCCGGGCGACCTGGGCGAGCGGTTCATGGCCAAGGACCACGGCTACTGCCCCTATGTGGTGGTCCGGCGCAAGGCGCTGGTCCTGGAGGACGTACGGGACTTCCCCCGGTTCGCCGGGAACGCCCTGGTGGACGAGATCGGCATCCGCTCGTACCTCGGTGCGCCGCTCATCGACCGGACGGGCATGGCGCTGGGCACCGTCTGTGTCGCTGACACCGAGCCGCGGCGCTGGGGGCGGACCGGGCTGGACACCATCAAGTCGTTCGCCGGGCAGCTGATGGCGGAGATCCACCGCAGGGAGTCCGGCCATCTCTGA
- a CDS encoding GTP-binding protein: MAYDDSSDPLSGFAPAPALRADPLPAPEPEPFPTALKVLVAGGFGVGKTTFVGAVSEIAPLSTEELLTQVSAATDDLTGVEAKTSTTVAMDFGRLTLDERHVLYLFGTPGQERFWFMWDELSRGALGAIVLADTRRLEYSFSAVDFFEQRGIGFVVAVNEFDGSYRYEPEEVRAAIDLKPEVPIVLCDARIASSGIQTLVTLVQHLITSSPPLPPVPENAE, translated from the coding sequence CGCCCCGGCCCTCCGTGCCGACCCCCTTCCGGCGCCGGAGCCGGAGCCGTTCCCGACCGCGCTGAAGGTCCTGGTCGCGGGCGGGTTCGGGGTCGGCAAGACGACGTTCGTCGGGGCGGTCAGCGAGATCGCGCCGCTGAGCACCGAGGAACTGCTGACCCAGGTCAGCGCGGCCACCGACGATCTGACGGGGGTCGAGGCCAAGACCTCCACGACGGTCGCCATGGACTTCGGCCGGCTGACGCTCGACGAGCGGCACGTGCTCTATCTCTTCGGCACCCCCGGCCAGGAGCGCTTCTGGTTCATGTGGGACGAGCTGTCACGGGGCGCGCTCGGCGCGATCGTGCTGGCCGACACCCGGCGGCTCGAATACTCCTTCTCCGCCGTGGACTTCTTCGAGCAGCGCGGCATCGGATTCGTCGTCGCGGTCAACGAGTTCGACGGTTCGTACCGCTACGAACCGGAGGAGGTGCGGGCCGCGATAGACCTCAAGCCCGAGGTGCCGATCGTGCTCTGCGACGCGCGGATCGCCAGTTCCGGTATCCAGACCCTGGTCACGCTCGTTCAACACTTGATCACCTCGTCCCCGCCGCTGCCTCCCGTACCGGAGAACGCCGAATGA